Proteins from a single region of Leuconostoc gasicomitatum LMG 18811:
- a CDS encoding nucleoside deaminase, with product MIQQPTFSSEQIDYFMQVALNEAKFAENDGEVPIGAVIVKDNVIIARAHNHREAEQMATAHAELLAIESANRLLSSWRLEDTALFVTLEPCIMCAGAIINARIPSVYYGAEDSKGGGTRSLYQLLEDDRLNHRADVHTNIRGDEGGALLQHFFKKIRLQRKLGKK from the coding sequence ATGATCCAACAACCAACGTTTAGTAGTGAACAAATTGATTATTTTATGCAGGTTGCGTTAAACGAAGCGAAATTTGCTGAAAATGATGGAGAAGTGCCGATTGGAGCAGTTATTGTAAAGGATAATGTCATTATTGCTCGTGCGCACAATCATCGAGAGGCAGAGCAAATGGCAACAGCACATGCAGAGTTACTGGCTATAGAGTCTGCAAATCGTCTATTAAGCTCGTGGCGTTTGGAAGACACAGCTTTGTTTGTGACACTTGAACCTTGTATTATGTGTGCGGGAGCAATCATTAATGCACGTATTCCCTCAGTTTATTATGGCGCAGAAGATAGCAAAGGTGGGGGAACAAGATCTTTATATCAGTTACTAGAAGATGACCGTTTAAACCATCGTGCTGATGTACATACCAATATTCGGGGTGATGAAGGCGGTGCCTTATTACAGCACTTTTTTAAAAAAATTCGGTTACAGCGTAAACTTGGAAAAAAATAA
- a CDS encoding HD domain-containing protein produces the protein MQNPNAWRNDQEYLNIVDDLLQHDEVQQLAQYTQHHFSNRLRHSISVSYRSYLIAKRIGADEVATARAGLLHDMFYYDWRVTKFEEGSHAYVHPRIALKNAQKITHINSKEADIILKHMFGATIALPKYRESWIVSIVDDFAAVNEYLIPKTYLTYFKWHTKWTKKIAEVFA, from the coding sequence ATGCAAAATCCGAATGCTTGGCGGAATGACCAAGAGTATTTAAATATCGTAGATGACTTATTACAACACGATGAAGTACAACAACTAGCACAATATACACAGCATCATTTTTCAAATCGTTTGCGTCATTCTATTTCGGTATCATACCGTTCCTACTTGATTGCCAAAAGAATTGGTGCAGATGAAGTAGCTACTGCACGTGCAGGGCTGTTACATGACATGTTTTATTACGACTGGCGTGTGACAAAGTTTGAAGAAGGGTCACATGCTTATGTGCACCCGCGTATTGCATTAAAAAATGCGCAAAAAATAACTCATATTAATTCAAAAGAAGCAGATATTATTTTGAAACATATGTTTGGTGCAACGATTGCATTACCAAAATATCGTGAAAGTTGGATTGTGTCAATTGTGGATGATTTCGCTGCAGTTAATGAGTACCTCATACCAAAGACATACTTAACATATTTCAAATGGCATACAAAATGGACCAAAAAAATTGCAGAAGTATTTGCGTAA
- the dnaX gene encoding DNA polymerase III subunit gamma/tau — MAYQALYRVYRPRTFDDMVGQEVITQTLRNAIETHQTGHAYLFSGPRGTGKTSAAKIFAREINGIDPTTDDSQIPDIVEFDAASNSRVEDMRDILSNVDYAPIEAEFKVYIIDEVHMLSNSAFNALLKTLEEPPANVKFILATTEPQKVPVTILSRTQRFEFKRIDSLIIKARLVDVLNKQQIAYEDDALRIIANVAEGGMRDALSILDQVIAFGTDNVTVDNALQVTGSTTTTELLSYVEAVSAGDTPKSLRVLHDILMAGKDAQRFVVDVLGLLRDIMLVDVAEELIKSTIQFSELQLLSKKLGITRIEKMMLALDDIQKQLMQTMQSDVYLELLTVKLSMIVEPKATAPKTPSVSDESRMSSVAINEADIKDQTINVTPLVTEKSQNVTPIVSEQEQVINPASSEQINQNTDTNTIVWTGQQAVFAVLQMAKREALSRVKNNWSTLITQFDVAQQAMLTIAEPVAASDEAIVLAFDYPALLEQALNDAQMQNSLEAALREQHLPLSMVLISQDDWHQERAAYVTKLKSGETNRIVLTDLPRVSSQKALTNKEEPKTVVKATEPAVVMAAKKMFGSDIVTVID, encoded by the coding sequence TTGGCATATCAGGCATTATATCGGGTCTACCGACCACGAACGTTTGATGATATGGTTGGGCAAGAGGTGATCACACAGACACTGAGAAATGCCATTGAAACACATCAAACAGGTCATGCCTATTTATTTTCTGGTCCGCGTGGCACAGGGAAAACGTCGGCAGCTAAAATATTTGCACGTGAAATAAATGGTATTGATCCTACAACAGATGATTCACAAATACCAGATATTGTTGAATTTGATGCTGCATCAAATAGCCGTGTTGAAGACATGCGTGATATTTTGTCAAATGTTGATTATGCACCAATTGAAGCTGAATTTAAAGTGTACATCATCGATGAAGTGCATATGCTTTCAAATAGTGCCTTCAACGCACTACTTAAAACATTAGAAGAGCCGCCAGCTAATGTAAAATTCATTTTGGCAACAACTGAACCGCAAAAGGTGCCTGTAACTATTTTGTCCCGAACCCAACGATTTGAGTTTAAACGTATTGATAGTTTAATCATCAAAGCGCGTTTAGTAGATGTCTTGAATAAGCAACAGATAGCGTATGAAGATGACGCACTTCGCATTATTGCAAATGTTGCTGAAGGTGGTATGCGTGATGCTTTGTCTATATTAGACCAAGTTATTGCGTTTGGTACGGATAATGTGACGGTTGATAATGCATTACAAGTTACGGGATCAACGACAACAACAGAATTGTTATCGTATGTAGAAGCCGTAAGTGCTGGCGATACACCTAAAAGTTTACGAGTGTTACATGATATTCTTATGGCAGGCAAAGATGCCCAACGGTTTGTTGTCGATGTTCTTGGCCTACTACGAGATATTATGCTTGTTGATGTTGCAGAAGAATTAATTAAGTCAACAATTCAATTTTCAGAGTTACAGTTATTGTCAAAAAAACTGGGGATAACCCGTATTGAAAAAATGATGCTGGCATTAGATGATATTCAAAAACAGTTGATGCAAACGATGCAAAGTGATGTATATTTAGAGCTATTAACAGTGAAATTGAGTATGATTGTCGAACCCAAAGCGACAGCACCAAAAACACCATCGGTAAGTGATGAATCACGTATGTCTTCAGTAGCAATAAATGAGGCTGATATAAAAGATCAAACAATAAATGTCACACCCCTAGTTACTGAAAAATCTCAAAATGTCACACCTATTGTTTCAGAGCAAGAACAAGTAATTAATCCAGCGTCATCCGAGCAAATAAATCAAAATACTGATACTAATACGATAGTTTGGACTGGACAACAAGCAGTGTTTGCTGTATTACAAATGGCAAAACGTGAAGCGCTCAGTCGGGTAAAAAATAATTGGTCAACACTTATTACCCAATTTGATGTTGCACAACAAGCAATGCTTACAATCGCTGAACCTGTTGCTGCAAGTGATGAGGCTATTGTACTAGCATTTGATTATCCAGCATTGCTTGAGCAAGCTTTAAATGATGCTCAAATGCAAAATAGTTTGGAAGCAGCACTACGAGAGCAACATTTACCATTATCAATGGTGTTGATTTCACAAGATGATTGGCATCAAGAACGCGCAGCATATGTCACAAAACTCAAATCGGGTGAGACAAACCGAATTGTTTTAACTGATTTGCCTCGCGTGAGTAGTCAAAAGGCATTAACAAACAAAGAAGAACCAAAAACTGTGGTAAAGGCAACGGAGCCAGCTGTTGTTATGGCAGCAAAAAAAATGTTTGGTAGTGATATTGTAACTGTTATTGATTAA
- the recR gene encoding recombination mediator RecR, which produces MDYPEPIAKLIDSYTKLPGIGSKTATRLAFYTLGMDEKDVLDFSKSLVSAKKDLTFCSVCGNITENSINPCVICRDVTRDQDTVFVVENSRDVMAMENTRDYHGLYHVLNGVISPSAGTGPEDINLPSLIRRLSEHQEIDEVIVGTNVTAEGEATAMYLARLLKPAGIKVTRLAHGLAVGSDIDYADQLTLIKAVQGRTEL; this is translated from the coding sequence ATGGATTATCCAGAACCTATTGCAAAATTAATAGATAGTTATACAAAATTACCCGGTATTGGTTCTAAAACTGCCACACGCTTGGCTTTTTATACGCTTGGCATGGACGAAAAAGATGTATTAGATTTTTCAAAATCACTTGTTTCTGCCAAAAAAGATCTGACATTTTGTTCGGTATGTGGTAATATAACGGAAAATAGTATTAACCCTTGTGTGATATGTCGAGATGTCACGCGTGATCAAGATACTGTGTTTGTTGTCGAAAATTCTCGTGATGTCATGGCTATGGAAAACACGAGGGACTATCATGGGCTTTATCATGTTTTGAATGGTGTAATTTCACCCAGTGCGGGAACAGGGCCAGAAGATATTAATTTGCCTAGTTTAATTCGACGCTTATCAGAACATCAAGAAATTGATGAGGTTATTGTTGGTACCAATGTTACTGCTGAAGGGGAAGCAACAGCCATGTATCTTGCAAGGTTACTCAAACCTGCAGGGATCAAGGTGACACGTTTAGCACATGGTTTGGCAGTTGGGTCAGATATTGATTATGCAGATCAGTTAACACTGATTAAAGCCGTACAAGGACGAACAGAATTATGA
- a CDS encoding YaaL family protein codes for MIFGKKKRDLRHEYDQALVFQVDKAKIDWDMAKNSEEALLDGQVNVRLIQSQTALNKAKFNYLYREARRRKTVGHMQTHVLKTDRNQF; via the coding sequence ATGATTTTTGGAAAAAAAAAGCGTGACCTACGTCATGAATATGATCAAGCCCTTGTTTTTCAAGTTGATAAGGCGAAAATAGATTGGGACATGGCGAAAAATTCTGAGGAAGCGCTATTAGATGGCCAAGTAAATGTCCGGCTAATACAATCTCAAACAGCATTAAATAAAGCAAAATTTAATTACCTTTATCGTGAGGCAAGACGACGGAAAACGGTTGGACACATGCAAACGCATGTTTTAAAAACTGATCGTAATCAGTTTTGA
- the tmk gene encoding dTMP kinase yields the protein MTKPLFITFEGPEGAGKTSVLEILISELKPLLGDELITTREPGGNPISEAIRAILQPAEDNGMDERTEALLYTAARRQHLVEIILPALKSGKVVISDRYIDSSLAYQGGGRGLGVDNIWQINQFATEGLMPDLTIYFDVPPELGLARVKANRQGKIDRLDKENLSFHQTVRQTYLQLQHDFSDRIKIIDAAQSLDQVVADTRELLLKTLKTRKG from the coding sequence ATGACAAAGCCATTATTTATCACGTTTGAAGGGCCAGAGGGCGCTGGTAAGACCAGTGTTTTAGAAATTTTAATTTCTGAATTAAAGCCTTTACTTGGGGATGAATTAATTACGACACGTGAGCCGGGAGGAAATCCGATATCTGAAGCAATCCGTGCCATTTTACAACCTGCAGAAGATAATGGTATGGATGAACGGACAGAAGCATTGCTTTATACAGCTGCGCGTCGCCAACATCTAGTAGAAATTATCTTACCGGCCTTGAAGTCCGGTAAAGTAGTTATTTCTGATCGTTATATTGACAGTTCCTTAGCTTATCAAGGTGGCGGTCGAGGATTAGGTGTTGACAATATATGGCAAATTAATCAGTTTGCCACAGAAGGTTTAATGCCAGATCTAACAATTTATTTTGATGTACCACCAGAACTTGGATTGGCGCGTGTTAAAGCAAATCGTCAAGGCAAAATCGATCGACTTGACAAAGAAAATTTATCATTTCATCAGACAGTGCGTCAAACATATTTACAACTACAACATGACTTTTCTGATAGAATTAAAATAATTGATGCTGCACAGTCATTAGATCAAGTAGTGGCTGATACGCGTGAATTATTGTTAAAAACGCTTAAAACTCGAAAGGGGTAA